A portion of the Thermosediminibacter oceani DSM 16646 genome contains these proteins:
- the crcB gene encoding fluoride efflux transporter CrcB, with amino-acid sequence MFLVGVGGIIGAISRFVLGKWITSKASSAFPFGTWIINISGSFILGILAVLHFNNAISEGLWLLFCTGFLGAYTTFSTFGYETILMLQKKDTRNAVIYISTSVLLGVIFAWIGGSITHIIL; translated from the coding sequence ATGTTCTTAGTCGGTGTTGGAGGCATAATTGGGGCAATTTCAAGGTTTGTGCTTGGGAAATGGATAACAAGCAAGGCATCGTCTGCCTTTCCTTTCGGGACTTGGATAATAAACATAAGTGGTTCTTTCATTCTGGGTATTCTTGCCGTTTTACATTTTAATAATGCAATTTCTGAAGGTTTATGGCTTCTCTTTTGTACTGGTTTTCTTGGAGCATATACAACCTTTTCAACCTTCGGATATGAAACTATTCTAATGTTGCAAAAAAAAGATACAAGAAATGCAGTAATTTATATTTCAACATCAGTATTATTGGGAGTTATATTCGCTTGGATTGGTGGCTCAATTACCCACATAATTCTCTGA
- a CDS encoding cobyric acid synthase, producing MIQGTGSSVGKSRIVTGLCRILKEDGFKVAPFKAQNMALNSYITREGLEIGRAQATQAEACGLEPSVLMNPVLLKPTSDKNCQVIIRGKVYGNLSAMDYHEFKAKLKKVVTETYEELKSQYDVIVIEGAGSPAEINLRENDLVNMGMAEIADAPVVLVGDIDKGGVFASLYGTIMILEEKERERIKGVIINKFRGDIKLLEPGIKMLEDLIKRPVLGVVPFDHSYIDEEDNPGFEMYRLKLKGSREGVVIKILLLPHISNFTDFVPLSNFENASIEYVRPGQSIGDADAVIIPGTKNTIGDFIKVREWGWDGEIKELAKKGTVIMGICGGFQMLGKLIKDPHGVEGDIREIEGIGLLDVETELLGEKVTKKAAGHVLEHEKGLAAYLSNSPFEGYEIHMGRTLNRGGSNFSMIKRKGEDEHLPDGAVDETGNIIGTYVHGIFESGEFTKRFMNYLCERKGLKQAGGNIDFRRFKEEQFNNWAKILRQCLNMDEIYRIIGL from the coding sequence ATGATTCAGGGTACCGGCTCATCCGTCGGTAAAAGCAGAATTGTAACTGGGCTTTGCCGAATCTTAAAAGAGGATGGGTTCAAGGTAGCACCGTTTAAAGCTCAAAACATGGCTTTAAATTCTTACATCACGCGGGAAGGCCTGGAAATAGGCAGGGCTCAGGCTACCCAGGCGGAAGCATGCGGTCTTGAGCCATCGGTTCTCATGAACCCGGTATTGCTCAAACCTACTTCCGATAAGAACTGCCAGGTTATCATCCGGGGCAAAGTTTACGGCAATTTATCAGCAATGGATTACCATGAGTTCAAAGCCAAGTTAAAAAAGGTAGTGACAGAAACTTACGAAGAATTGAAGAGTCAGTATGATGTTATCGTCATAGAAGGAGCCGGGAGTCCGGCGGAGATAAATTTGAGGGAAAATGACCTTGTAAACATGGGTATGGCGGAGATAGCCGATGCACCCGTTGTTCTGGTGGGTGACATAGATAAAGGCGGAGTCTTTGCTTCCCTTTACGGCACCATAATGATTCTTGAGGAAAAAGAAAGGGAAAGGATAAAAGGCGTTATTATAAATAAATTCCGGGGGGATATAAAGCTTCTAGAACCGGGAATCAAAATGCTGGAAGATTTGATAAAAAGGCCCGTTCTGGGAGTCGTCCCCTTCGATCATTCCTACATCGATGAGGAAGATAACCCCGGTTTTGAGATGTACAGGTTGAAACTCAAAGGGTCTCGTGAAGGTGTTGTGATAAAAATCCTTCTGCTGCCGCATATATCAAACTTTACGGATTTCGTTCCGCTTTCCAATTTTGAAAATGCATCTATCGAATATGTAAGGCCGGGTCAGAGCATAGGTGACGCGGATGCGGTTATAATACCCGGCACAAAAAACACCATAGGCGACTTTATAAAAGTCAGAGAATGGGGATGGGATGGAGAAATAAAAGAATTGGCAAAAAAAGGAACGGTAATAATGGGCATTTGCGGCGGTTTCCAAATGTTAGGAAAATTGATAAAGGACCCTCACGGCGTGGAAGGGGATATCAGGGAAATTGAGGGCATCGGACTATTAGACGTGGAAACCGAACTTTTGGGAGAAAAAGTTACAAAAAAAGCCGCGGGGCACGTGCTGGAACATGAAAAAGGGCTTGCCGCATATCTTTCAAATTCTCCCTTTGAAGGGTATGAAATACATATGGGGAGGACGTTAAACAGGGGGGGAAGTAACTTTTCCATGATAAAAAGAAAAGGGGAAGATGAACACCTCCCCGACGGTGCCGTGGATGAAACGGGCAATATCATAGGAACTTACGTCCACGGAATATTTGAAAGCGGAGAGTTTACGAAAAGGTTTATGAACTATTTATGCGAAAGAAAAGGATTGAAACAAGCCGGAGGAAATATAGATTTCAGAAGATTTAAAGAAGAACAATTCAATAACTGGGCCAAAATTTTAAGGCAATGCCTCAATATGGATGAAATCTATAGAATAATAGGTTTATAA
- a CDS encoding oxalate oxidoreductase subunit delta, with product MSSNELFLEPNLKQVTVWSRGVIMNKDARDVVVALTEAAAKEGKYVQAWENYVDLPDRINVPVRAYARISSDPIASRYVYENEAPDIVVVLEETLVKGVPVLKGIKPGATLVVNTKRSIDSILKFLGDTGNLGQIATVDASSMAEAVVTLSGSEGATDATGIGAGIAAPIAGAVARVTGIVDVENLAQVVKNPAAMRRGYEEVQVRKLEVRPVARESQTTAKELLKQMPFAGTVPSPQEENEGMVTGNWRMKRPILNTEACTQCWTCWIYCPDTCIKKGEDGPLFNLKYCKGCGLCAAVCPTGAITEVPELDFED from the coding sequence TTGTCTTCCAATGAACTTTTTCTTGAACCCAATTTAAAACAGGTCACCGTCTGGTCCAGGGGCGTTATCATGAACAAGGACGCCCGTGACGTCGTGGTGGCCCTCACCGAGGCTGCAGCGAAGGAAGGCAAGTACGTCCAGGCCTGGGAGAATTACGTGGACCTACCTGACCGCATCAACGTGCCCGTTCGGGCGTACGCACGTATCAGCAGTGACCCTATAGCCAGCAGGTACGTGTACGAAAATGAAGCCCCAGATATTGTGGTAGTCCTGGAGGAAACTCTTGTAAAAGGCGTGCCGGTGCTTAAGGGTATCAAACCCGGCGCTACCCTTGTTGTCAATACCAAACGCAGCATCGACAGCATCCTGAAGTTCCTGGGTGATACAGGGAATCTGGGTCAGATAGCAACTGTAGACGCCAGCAGCATGGCTGAAGCCGTCGTGACCCTGTCCGGATCCGAGGGCGCCACCGATGCCACAGGTATTGGCGCCGGAATCGCCGCTCCCATTGCCGGAGCCGTAGCCCGGGTCACCGGCATTGTCGATGTAGAAAACCTAGCCCAGGTAGTAAAGAACCCGGCGGCGATGCGCCGCGGCTACGAAGAGGTTCAGGTGAGAAAGCTCGAGGTACGGCCTGTTGCAAGGGAAAGCCAAACGACGGCTAAAGAACTCCTCAAACAGATGCCTTTTGCCGGCACCGTTCCTTCACCACAGGAAGAAAACGAAGGCATGGTAACCGGTAACTGGCGCATGAAGCGGCCGATACTGAACACCGAAGCGTGTACCCAGTGCTGGACCTGCTGGATCTACTGCCCGGATACCTGCATTAAAAAAGGAGAAGACGGACCGCTCTTTAACCTGAAATACTGCAAAGGCTGCGGCCTGTGTGCTGCTGTCTGCCCGACAGGGGCTATAACCGAGGTGCCGGAGCTAGATTTCGAAGACTAG
- the crcB gene encoding fluoride efflux transporter CrcB produces MDVFAVGVGGFFGAIMRYLVGMWIPVTNSFPLGTLTINLLGCFFLAWFYTITEKRWHINPTLKLAIGTGFTGAFTTFSTFSVETLNLIKSNHLVMALIYVLLSILGGIGLAITGFKLATLTVQPSGGMEGELE; encoded by the coding sequence GTGGATGTATTTGCAGTAGGAGTTGGAGGTTTCTTTGGGGCTATCATGCGTTATTTGGTTGGAATGTGGATTCCAGTAACGAATAGTTTTCCGCTTGGCACATTAACCATTAACCTATTGGGGTGTTTCTTTCTTGCTTGGTTTTATACCATCACTGAAAAACGGTGGCATATCAATCCGACACTAAAATTAGCCATAGGCACAGGATTTACTGGGGCTTTTACTACATTTTCAACTTTTTCAGTTGAAACACTGAATCTTATAAAGAGTAACCATCTTGTAATGGCTTTAATTTATGTTCTATTGAGTATTCTTGGTGGTATTGGATTAGCCATTACTGGCTTTAAATTGGCGACATTGACTGTTCAACCATCTGGGGGAATGGAAGGAGAGTTAGAGTAA
- a CDS encoding MarR family winged helix-turn-helix transcriptional regulator, whose translation MEDRGSHYLRELIRMLVRNLGVLEKSEASCCGTTLSQCHTIVEIGRAGEISLNELAELLNLDNSTISRSVNNLVKQGLVVRETDPEDRRYVRIRLTKEGYGVYEAVESSMEAYFERIFTTIPEEKREQVLESLQILIDAVRKNKCC comes from the coding sequence ATGGAAGATAGGGGCAGCCATTATTTGAGGGAATTGATAAGGATGCTGGTAAGAAACCTGGGCGTGCTGGAAAAGAGCGAGGCTTCCTGCTGCGGCACAACCCTTTCTCAATGCCATACGATCGTTGAGATAGGGAGGGCGGGGGAAATATCGCTTAACGAACTGGCGGAATTGCTCAACCTGGATAACAGTACCATCAGCAGGAGCGTGAACAACCTGGTGAAGCAGGGCCTCGTCGTGAGGGAAACGGACCCGGAGGATAGAAGATACGTGAGGATAAGACTGACAAAAGAGGGTTACGGCGTCTATGAGGCTGTAGAAAGCAGCATGGAAGCTTATTTTGAAAGGATTTTCACTACCATACCGGAAGAAAAGCGGGAGCAGGTTCTCGAGAGCCTCCAGATCTTAATAGACGCCGTCCGAAAAAATAAATGCTGTTAA
- a CDS encoding oxalate oxidoreductase subunit alpha, with product MGKVKNISGCVAVANGVRLADVDVICSYPIRPYTGIMSELARMVADGELDAEFVHGEGEHAQLSVVYGASAAGARVFTGSSGVGVTYAFEVYSPISGERLPVQMAIADRTLDPPGDFGSEHTDAECCRDQGWIQGWASTPQEALDNTLIFYRVGEDPRVLLPQFACLDGYFVSHILGPVDIPEPEQVKEFLPPYKNHHVLDPRKPQIIGPQIEPAMGPPLQYQRYQVMKNVFKVLEEACDDFARIFGRRYDPYMEEYYTGDAEVVIFGQGAHMETVKAVVKRLRNLGEKVGAVRLRTFRPFPTEQVKERLSRFKAVGVLDNSSNFGISGGGGVLLSEVRTALYDFGDKVKTVGFVAGLGGEVITHDEFYRMFQKLKEIAKTGKVEKTAYWLPFEL from the coding sequence ATGGGTAAAGTAAAGAATATTTCCGGTTGCGTTGCAGTGGCCAACGGTGTCCGCCTGGCCGATGTCGACGTAATCTGCTCCTATCCAATCCGGCCGTATACGGGAATAATGTCCGAACTGGCCCGGATGGTTGCCGATGGCGAACTTGACGCCGAGTTTGTACACGGTGAAGGCGAGCACGCCCAGCTGAGCGTGGTGTACGGAGCCTCCGCCGCCGGCGCGCGTGTCTTTACCGGTAGTTCGGGAGTAGGCGTAACCTACGCTTTTGAGGTTTACTCCCCCATTTCCGGCGAGCGCCTGCCGGTTCAGATGGCGATTGCCGACCGCACCCTGGACCCGCCCGGTGACTTTGGCTCCGAGCATACCGATGCAGAATGCTGCCGGGATCAGGGATGGATTCAGGGTTGGGCTTCTACACCCCAGGAGGCTCTCGATAATACCCTAATCTTTTACCGGGTCGGCGAAGACCCCCGCGTGCTGCTGCCGCAGTTTGCATGCCTTGACGGTTACTTCGTAAGCCACATTCTGGGACCGGTAGACATACCGGAGCCGGAGCAGGTTAAAGAATTTCTACCGCCGTACAAGAACCATCATGTGCTCGATCCCCGCAAGCCGCAAATCATAGGTCCTCAGATCGAACCGGCAATGGGACCGCCGTTGCAGTACCAGCGGTATCAGGTCATGAAAAACGTCTTTAAGGTCCTGGAAGAAGCCTGCGACGATTTTGCCCGGATCTTTGGCCGCCGCTACGACCCTTACATGGAAGAATACTATACGGGAGACGCTGAAGTGGTCATCTTTGGACAAGGAGCCCACATGGAGACGGTCAAAGCTGTAGTAAAGCGCCTGCGCAATTTAGGGGAAAAAGTAGGCGCCGTCCGCCTGCGCACATTCAGGCCCTTCCCGACCGAGCAGGTGAAAGAGCGCCTGTCCCGCTTCAAAGCCGTGGGTGTCCTCGACAACTCCAGCAACTTCGGAATTTCCGGCGGTGGCGGCGTACTCCTGTCCGAGGTGCGCACGGCTCTGTACGACTTTGGAGACAAAGTCAAAACCGTCGGATTCGTTGCCGGTTTGGGCGGCGAAGTAATTACCCACGATGAGTTTTACCGGATGTTCCAAAAACTCAAGGAGATTGCAAAGACCGGTAAAGTAGAAAAAACAGCCTACTGGCTGCCCTTTGAGTTATAG
- a CDS encoding oxalate oxidoreductase subunit beta — protein sequence MLEPITSLRKAPEEEYYLPGHRTCAGCGPALCYRLVAKAAGPNTIFVGPTGCMYVANTSYGCGPWRVPWIHAQITNGGAVASGIEAAYKALIRKKKTDAEFPNIIVMAGDGGAVDIGLQALSGMLYRGHDVLFICYDNESYANTGIQTSPTTPYGAATTFTPPGPVVPEGKKLFPKDNPKVVAHGHPELKYVATASIGWPVDLMNKVRKGLNQKGPAYLHIHAPCPKGWQFPANKTIEMAKLAVETGMFQLYEYENGEYKLSVKIEKRKPVSEYMRLQGRFKHLKPEHIEKMQAFIDARCAEVGLTVPVVTPKAK from the coding sequence ATGCTTGAACCCATTACTTCATTGCGTAAAGCACCGGAGGAAGAATATTACCTTCCCGGACACCGGACCTGCGCCGGTTGCGGCCCGGCTCTATGCTACCGGCTGGTAGCCAAAGCCGCCGGACCCAACACAATATTCGTAGGCCCGACCGGCTGCATGTATGTGGCCAATACGAGCTACGGGTGCGGTCCCTGGCGGGTGCCATGGATCCATGCCCAGATAACCAACGGCGGAGCGGTAGCCTCGGGTATCGAGGCGGCTTATAAAGCACTGATCCGCAAGAAAAAGACCGACGCCGAGTTTCCCAACATCATTGTTATGGCCGGCGACGGCGGTGCGGTTGATATCGGACTTCAGGCGCTTTCCGGTATGCTCTACCGCGGCCACGACGTGCTCTTCATCTGTTACGACAATGAATCTTACGCCAATACCGGCATCCAGACCTCACCCACTACGCCTTACGGTGCGGCGACAACCTTCACCCCGCCTGGCCCGGTGGTTCCGGAAGGCAAGAAACTGTTCCCCAAAGACAATCCCAAGGTCGTCGCCCACGGACATCCAGAGTTAAAGTATGTGGCAACTGCATCGATCGGCTGGCCCGTTGACCTCATGAATAAGGTTCGGAAAGGCCTGAACCAAAAAGGACCGGCTTACCTGCATATTCATGCACCCTGCCCGAAAGGCTGGCAGTTCCCTGCCAACAAGACAATTGAAATGGCGAAACTGGCCGTTGAGACCGGCATGTTCCAGCTCTATGAATACGAAAACGGCGAGTACAAACTTTCGGTTAAGATTGAAAAGCGCAAACCCGTCAGCGAATACATGCGCCTGCAGGGCCGGTTCAAGCACCTGAAGCCAGAACACATTGAAAAAATGCAGGCCTTCATTGACGCGCGCTGTGCGGAGGTCGGCCTGACCGTCCCCGTAGTAACCCCGAAAGCAAAATAA
- the oxlT gene encoding oxalate/formate MFS antiporter produces MTTSTPQTSDRKGVYGSFIWNTWTQLILAMIGMIMIANLQYAWTLFVPELEKGFNASRAAVQLAFSLFIALESWGQPIAGYFIDRYSPRLLLTIAALMVGIGWTAMGIVKTLSALYVAYSLAGIGAAFIYSGAVAAGVRWFEPSRRGLASGLVSAAFGSGAALFIPFIAMALRNQGYASAFVTTGIIQGILIFIAAQLMRVPPKKPASGAKADTSTEQHQFTTLEMFRTLHFWLIYIMFLFIVTGGMVVTAQTKPFGQDAGIPAGIIVLAATVNTVANGAGRIFWGSVSDKLGRYQTMFLAFTLNGVAMALVPFLGQSPAMFVFLFALIMFTWGELYALFPAVNADIFGTKYAATNYGFMYSAKGVGGIVGSYVAALVAQLSGWSPVFFTGAAMSALAGLGALVLLRLPRPVPPNTKKVDTGASTPVH; encoded by the coding sequence ATGACTACGTCAACACCGCAAACCTCAGATCGGAAAGGGGTTTATGGTTCGTTCATCTGGAACACGTGGACGCAGCTTATCCTGGCTATGATCGGTATGATCATGATTGCCAATTTGCAGTACGCATGGACGCTCTTTGTTCCCGAGCTGGAGAAGGGGTTTAACGCCTCCCGCGCGGCTGTGCAGCTGGCATTTTCCCTTTTTATCGCCCTTGAAAGCTGGGGGCAGCCCATAGCCGGTTACTTCATCGATCGCTACAGTCCCCGTTTACTCCTCACCATAGCCGCGCTCATGGTAGGAATCGGCTGGACGGCGATGGGCATTGTTAAGACGCTGTCTGCACTGTATGTGGCCTACAGCCTGGCTGGCATCGGAGCGGCTTTCATTTACAGCGGCGCCGTAGCTGCAGGAGTGCGCTGGTTCGAGCCTTCGCGGCGCGGTTTAGCCTCCGGCCTCGTATCGGCAGCCTTCGGTTCAGGGGCGGCGCTTTTTATACCTTTCATCGCCATGGCACTCCGCAACCAGGGTTACGCATCAGCGTTCGTGACCACGGGGATTATTCAGGGTATTTTAATCTTTATTGCAGCCCAGTTGATGCGTGTACCTCCGAAAAAGCCAGCCAGCGGCGCCAAAGCGGATACGAGCACGGAACAGCACCAGTTTACGACCCTGGAGATGTTCAGGACTTTGCACTTCTGGTTAATTTACATAATGTTCCTATTCATCGTTACCGGGGGTATGGTAGTCACCGCCCAGACCAAACCTTTCGGACAGGATGCCGGCATCCCCGCGGGGATTATCGTCCTAGCCGCCACCGTCAACACCGTGGCCAATGGAGCCGGACGTATCTTCTGGGGTTCAGTCTCCGATAAACTCGGCCGCTATCAAACCATGTTCCTGGCCTTTACCTTAAACGGCGTTGCAATGGCGCTGGTGCCGTTCCTGGGGCAAAGCCCGGCCATGTTTGTCTTCCTTTTTGCGCTGATCATGTTCACATGGGGTGAACTCTATGCCCTCTTCCCGGCGGTGAACGCTGACATCTTCGGCACCAAGTACGCTGCAACCAACTACGGTTTCATGTACAGCGCCAAAGGTGTGGGCGGCATCGTAGGAAGCTACGTGGCAGCTCTTGTAGCCCAGTTGAGCGGTTGGTCCCCGGTGTTTTTCACCGGTGCCGCTATGTCTGCTCTTGCCGGGCTCGGTGCACTCGTCCTGCTCCGCCTGCCCCGGCCGGTGCCACCGAACACCAAAAAAGTCGATACCGGCGCTTCCACTCCGGTGCACTAA
- a CDS encoding CDC48 family AAA ATPase codes for MSAEKSLQFRVCEAEIQDARKGIVRIPAEALKALELNPNDVVAITGKRTTVARVLPGFPESCPAGCIQMDGIVRQNAAAGIGEIVVVTPIECERAKAVVLSPLLPVWQGAEKGSAFLKKSILGRVVIVGDQITISQFSGGDEAFMVEGTAPQGAVVITRDTIVRFKGADNTDSSRGGVTYEDIGGLAKEVKKIREIVELPLKYPQLFNRLGIEAPKGILLYGPPGTGKTLIARAIASETEAHFLLVNGPEIMHKYYGESEARLRQVFDEAKKKAPSIIFLDEIDAIAPRRTEVYGDVEKRVVAQLLALMDGLEARGNVIVLAATNVPDLIDPALRRPGRFDREILIDVPDQRGRKEILAIHTRGMALAEDVSLEYLAAITHGFVGADLAALCREAGMHALQRVLENLPPGFPPPVELDLKVTMRDFISALDEVEPSATREFAAELPTARWEDIGGMTAIKERLQALVQWPLTHPELFKQFGLRPPKGILLYGPPGTGKTLMVRALAGESGINFIPVNGSLLFSRWRGQAEKILHEVFRKARQASPCLLFFDELDALVPVRRGGEETAGRLVSQFLLEFDALEEMREVVVIGATNRIDLIDPALLRPGRFDEVLEFPYPDESDRQAIFGIHLGARPLAADVDLELLALQSEGLTGAEIEAVCRRAAFMAAAEFASRSDASKESGAIRRQHLERALEEVRKKRDLIPVKG; via the coding sequence ATGAGTGCAGAAAAGTCCCTCCAGTTTAGAGTTTGTGAGGCGGAAATCCAGGACGCACGTAAAGGGATAGTTCGGATACCAGCCGAGGCTTTGAAGGCCCTGGAATTAAACCCCAACGATGTGGTAGCGATAACGGGAAAGCGCACCACTGTTGCCCGGGTACTTCCCGGTTTTCCCGAGAGTTGCCCCGCCGGCTGTATTCAGATGGACGGGATCGTAAGGCAAAACGCTGCCGCCGGTATCGGAGAAATCGTTGTAGTGACCCCGATTGAGTGTGAGCGGGCTAAAGCCGTGGTCCTTTCACCTCTTTTGCCGGTATGGCAGGGTGCGGAGAAGGGGAGTGCTTTCCTCAAAAAAAGCATCCTGGGTCGGGTCGTGATTGTAGGCGATCAGATAACGATTTCACAGTTCAGCGGTGGCGATGAAGCTTTCATGGTGGAGGGCACGGCCCCGCAGGGCGCTGTTGTTATTACGCGCGATACGATCGTGCGCTTTAAAGGTGCGGATAATACCGACAGCAGCAGAGGGGGTGTAACCTATGAGGATATCGGGGGCCTTGCAAAAGAGGTCAAAAAAATTCGCGAGATTGTCGAGCTCCCGCTGAAGTATCCGCAGCTTTTCAACCGGCTAGGTATCGAGGCTCCCAAGGGAATTCTACTGTACGGCCCCCCCGGCACCGGCAAGACGCTGATCGCCCGCGCCATAGCTTCCGAGACGGAAGCCCACTTTTTACTGGTCAATGGTCCAGAAATAATGCATAAGTACTACGGGGAGAGCGAAGCGCGCCTGCGCCAGGTGTTTGATGAAGCGAAGAAAAAGGCGCCCAGCATTATTTTCCTGGACGAGATCGATGCCATAGCTCCCCGGCGCACCGAAGTATACGGGGATGTGGAAAAGCGCGTGGTTGCCCAGCTTCTGGCACTGATGGATGGCCTGGAAGCGCGCGGTAATGTCATCGTGCTGGCGGCTACCAATGTGCCGGATTTGATCGATCCGGCGTTGCGCCGTCCCGGCCGGTTTGATCGGGAGATCCTTATCGATGTGCCCGACCAACGCGGCCGGAAGGAGATCCTGGCGATTCATACCCGCGGTATGGCCCTGGCGGAGGACGTTTCTCTGGAATACCTGGCTGCCATCACCCACGGGTTTGTCGGTGCAGACCTGGCCGCTCTGTGCAGGGAGGCGGGCATGCACGCCCTGCAGCGGGTGCTGGAAAATTTACCACCCGGTTTTCCTCCTCCTGTCGAACTGGACCTTAAAGTGACCATGCGCGACTTTATCAGTGCCTTGGACGAAGTAGAACCTTCGGCGACCCGGGAATTTGCCGCCGAACTTCCCACAGCCCGCTGGGAAGATATAGGAGGTATGACGGCAATTAAAGAGCGCCTGCAGGCACTGGTCCAGTGGCCTTTGACCCACCCCGAGCTATTCAAACAGTTCGGGTTACGACCGCCCAAAGGCATCCTTCTATACGGCCCCCCGGGTACCGGCAAGACTTTAATGGTGCGGGCCCTGGCCGGAGAAAGCGGCATAAACTTTATACCCGTAAACGGTTCCCTCCTCTTTTCCCGCTGGCGGGGTCAGGCGGAAAAAATCCTCCACGAAGTTTTTCGCAAGGCTCGCCAAGCTTCGCCGTGCCTGTTATTTTTCGATGAACTGGACGCCCTCGTCCCGGTGCGCCGCGGCGGCGAGGAAACAGCCGGCCGCCTGGTGTCCCAGTTTCTGCTGGAGTTCGATGCTCTCGAAGAAATGCGCGAGGTGGTGGTCATAGGGGCTACGAACCGGATTGATCTTATCGACCCCGCTCTGCTGCGCCCGGGGCGTTTCGACGAGGTACTGGAGTTTCCCTACCCCGATGAGTCTGATCGGCAGGCTATTTTTGGCATCCACCTGGGCGCCCGGCCCTTGGCTGCGGATGTGGACCTGGAGCTTTTGGCCCTGCAGTCGGAAGGCCTCACCGGAGCCGAAATCGAAGCAGTCTGCCGGCGGGCAGCTTTCATGGCAGCAGCAGAATTTGCATCCCGAAGTGATGCGTCAAAGGAAAGCGGAGCCATCCGGAGACAGCACCTGGAACGGGCATTGGAGGAAGTGCGTAAAAAACGGGACTTGATCCCGGTAAAAGGGTAA